One window of the Anaeromyxobacter dehalogenans 2CP-C genome contains the following:
- a CDS encoding FmdB family zinc ribbon protein, with protein MPIYEYECPKCGRFDALQKMSDPALQVHEVCGSKVRKLMSASAFAFKGSGFYITDYGGKSAAAITPDRKPESKPEPKSDACAGCPASKSAA; from the coding sequence ATGCCCATCTACGAGTACGAGTGCCCCAAGTGCGGGAGGTTCGACGCCCTGCAGAAGATGTCGGATCCGGCGCTGCAGGTGCACGAGGTGTGCGGCTCGAAGGTGCGGAAGCTGATGTCGGCGAGCGCGTTCGCGTTCAAGGGCTCGGGCTTCTACATCACCGACTACGGCGGGAAGAGCGCCGCCGCGATCACCCCGGACCGGAAGCCGGAGAGCAAGCCCGAGCCGAAGTCCGACGCCTGCGCAGGCTGCCCGGCCAGCAAGTCGGCCGCGTAG
- a CDS encoding STAS domain-containing protein produces the protein MEAAIALEANAISLDGVLDVPTARRLAAQLAAAAPGSLVRIDLTHVRELHDFGLAVLAQALSARGIRASFRGLGQHQLRLLRYLGLDAVAA, from the coding sequence ATGGAAGCGGCCATCGCGCTCGAGGCGAACGCCATCAGCCTGGACGGGGTGCTCGACGTGCCCACGGCGCGCCGGCTCGCGGCCCAGCTCGCGGCGGCGGCGCCCGGCTCGCTCGTCCGGATCGACCTCACCCACGTGCGCGAGCTGCACGACTTCGGCCTGGCGGTGCTGGCGCAGGCGCTCTCCGCCCGCGGGATCCGGGCGTCCTTCCGCGGCCTCGGCCAGCACCAGCTCCGGCTGCTGCGCTACCTGGGCCTGGACGCGGTCGCCGCCTAG
- a CDS encoding glycosyltransferase — translation MPRVAVLLPARDAARTVRAAAASILRQTERDLSLVCVDDGSRDGTAEVLERLAARDRRVRLLRGPGEGIARALQRGLAACDAEVVARMDADDVAHPRRLALQLAALHADPSLAALGGRVRLFPRAAVRPGMARYAAWLNGLVTPALVERDLLVEAPLVHPAAAIRRDALERAGGWRDGPFPEDYDLWLRLAAGGGRLGNLAEPVLAWRESPGRLTRTDPRYALARHVALKCAHLARHVLRGAPEVALWGAGETGRAFSDALRAEGIATAVFVEVDRKKIGRTVRGAPVVSYEEVGRLRGLPLLVAVGAPGARDLIRAELARAGLEELADYRCVA, via the coding sequence GTGCCGAGGGTCGCCGTCCTCCTCCCCGCGCGCGACGCCGCCCGCACCGTGCGGGCCGCGGCCGCGTCGATCCTGCGCCAGACCGAGCGCGACCTCTCGCTCGTGTGCGTGGACGACGGCTCGCGCGACGGCACCGCCGAGGTGCTGGAGCGGCTCGCCGCGCGCGACCGGCGCGTGCGCCTGCTGCGCGGCCCCGGCGAGGGGATCGCCCGGGCGCTGCAGCGGGGCCTCGCCGCCTGCGACGCCGAGGTGGTGGCGCGGATGGACGCCGACGACGTGGCCCACCCGCGCCGGCTCGCGCTCCAGCTCGCCGCGCTCCACGCCGATCCGTCGCTCGCCGCGCTGGGCGGGCGGGTCCGGCTCTTCCCGCGCGCGGCGGTGCGCCCGGGCATGGCCCGCTACGCGGCGTGGCTGAACGGCCTCGTCACGCCCGCGCTCGTCGAGCGCGACCTGCTGGTGGAGGCGCCGCTCGTCCACCCCGCGGCCGCGATCCGGCGCGACGCGCTGGAGCGCGCCGGCGGCTGGCGCGACGGCCCGTTCCCGGAGGACTACGATCTCTGGCTGCGCCTCGCGGCCGGGGGCGGGCGGCTCGGCAACCTGGCCGAGCCGGTGCTCGCCTGGCGCGAGTCGCCCGGGCGGCTCACCCGCACCGACCCGCGCTACGCGCTCGCCCGCCACGTGGCGCTGAAGTGCGCGCACCTCGCCCGCCACGTGCTCCGCGGCGCGCCGGAGGTGGCGCTGTGGGGGGCCGGGGAGACCGGCCGCGCGTTCTCCGACGCGCTCCGCGCCGAGGGGATCGCCACCGCCGTCTTCGTCGAGGTCGATCGCAAGAAGATCGGCCGCACCGTGCGCGGGGCGCCGGTGGTCTCCTACGAGGAGGTCGGCCGGCTGCGCGGGCTGCCGCTGCTGGTGGCGGTGGGCGCGCCCGGCGCGCGCGACCTCATCCGCGCCGAGCTCGCCCGCGCCGGCCTCGAGGAGCTGGCCGACTACCGCTGCGTGGCTTGA
- a CDS encoding DUF4303 domain-containing protein: MTDSFDLGAFRRDLTRRTADAVHALRARIGSETLYGFALFTSGERDFAWVRASANTEDALTRRAAAAAALDPRFRGEAGRRLLRWSAPDWEYHDFAPEVRGLAVPPAEGRRPTLDPALYDAFVGALKAVDRAGLFGRGADRAFLTVNILCDHASPAFFRRGLRALNPVPTAERHLHETAAAPFVRCVNRAPRRERMRIWLALYEDLYMEWRTPIAEEARARGLSPWDVEEELARFGRKVVPALVDLLAHYGFAAPIDHNRGFETREVWLAGSALFLVRRIGMVAEAEIARLQRLVGDFAERDRRLRVASTLAENTARVLHELRPRRFPPSEMDPLTFKLTNPEPFLLRRP; encoded by the coding sequence GTGACGGATTCCTTCGACCTGGGCGCCTTCCGCCGCGACCTCACCCGCCGGACGGCCGACGCGGTGCACGCGCTGCGGGCCCGCATCGGCTCCGAGACCCTGTACGGCTTCGCGCTGTTCACGAGCGGGGAGCGCGACTTCGCCTGGGTGCGCGCCTCCGCCAACACCGAGGACGCGCTCACCCGGCGCGCCGCCGCCGCGGCCGCGCTGGACCCGCGCTTCCGGGGCGAGGCCGGGCGGCGCCTGCTGCGCTGGTCGGCGCCGGACTGGGAGTACCACGACTTCGCGCCGGAGGTCCGCGGGCTGGCGGTGCCGCCGGCGGAGGGCCGCCGCCCCACGCTCGACCCGGCGCTCTACGACGCGTTCGTGGGCGCGCTGAAGGCGGTGGACCGGGCCGGGCTGTTCGGCCGCGGCGCCGACCGCGCCTTCCTCACCGTGAACATCCTCTGCGACCACGCCTCGCCGGCGTTCTTCCGGCGCGGGCTCCGCGCGCTCAACCCGGTGCCCACGGCGGAGCGGCACCTGCACGAGACCGCCGCCGCGCCGTTCGTGCGGTGCGTGAACCGCGCCCCCCGCCGCGAGCGGATGCGCATCTGGCTGGCGCTCTACGAGGACCTCTACATGGAGTGGCGCACGCCCATCGCCGAGGAGGCGCGGGCGCGGGGGCTGAGCCCCTGGGACGTGGAGGAGGAGCTGGCGCGCTTCGGGCGCAAGGTGGTGCCGGCGCTCGTGGACCTGCTCGCGCACTACGGCTTCGCCGCGCCCATCGACCACAACCGCGGCTTCGAGACGCGCGAGGTGTGGCTGGCCGGCTCGGCGCTGTTCCTGGTGCGGCGCATCGGGATGGTGGCGGAGGCGGAGATCGCGCGGCTGCAGCGGCTGGTGGGCGACTTCGCCGAGCGCGACCGCCGCCTGCGGGTCGCGTCCACCCTCGCCGAGAACACCGCCCGCGTGCTGCACGAGCTCCGCCCGCGCCGCTTCCCGCCCTCGGAGATGGACCCGCTCACCTTCAAGCTCACGAACCCCGAGCCGTTCCTGCTGCGGCGGCCCTGA
- a CDS encoding class I SAM-dependent methyltransferase codes for MTDRSRRARPAAARPSPHDRHVLYERAVQHAGSELDLVDRVVRRGGGTPRRLREDFSGTALLSAAWVRRGRDRSAVAVDLDASVHGWARAHRVPALGAAAARLRLVEADVRDGPPGPFDAVIAFNFSYGVLQTRAALGGYLRSAAAALAPRGALLLDAYGGWDAEKELTERRRIGGGVSYVWEQESFDPITRRVRCAIHFELPGGRRLRRAFTYDWRLWTIPELTELVGEAGLEPEVLWDVAPRGATRYLPRRSASNQGGWIAYVVGRPKRA; via the coding sequence ATGACCGACCGAAGCCGCCGAGCCCGCCCCGCCGCCGCACGCCCATCGCCGCACGACCGCCACGTCCTGTACGAGCGCGCCGTCCAGCACGCCGGCAGCGAGCTCGACCTGGTGGACCGGGTGGTGCGCCGCGGCGGGGGGACGCCGCGGCGGCTGCGCGAGGACTTCAGCGGCACCGCGCTCCTCTCCGCCGCCTGGGTCCGGCGCGGCCGGGATCGCAGCGCGGTGGCGGTGGACCTCGACGCCTCGGTGCACGGCTGGGCGCGCGCCCACCGGGTGCCGGCCCTGGGCGCCGCGGCGGCGCGGCTCCGGCTGGTGGAGGCCGACGTGCGGGACGGGCCGCCGGGGCCGTTCGACGCGGTGATCGCGTTCAACTTCAGCTACGGCGTGCTCCAGACGCGCGCGGCGCTGGGCGGCTATCTCCGGTCCGCGGCCGCCGCCCTGGCGCCGCGCGGCGCGCTCCTGCTCGACGCGTACGGCGGCTGGGACGCCGAGAAGGAGCTCACGGAGCGGCGGCGCATCGGCGGCGGCGTGAGCTACGTGTGGGAGCAGGAGTCGTTCGACCCCATCACCCGCCGGGTCCGCTGCGCCATCCACTTCGAGCTGCCCGGCGGCCGGCGCCTGCGCCGCGCCTTCACCTACGACTGGCGGCTCTGGACCATCCCCGAGCTCACCGAGCTGGTGGGCGAGGCCGGGCTCGAGCCGGAGGTGCTGTGGGACGTGGCGCCGCGGGGCGCGACCCGGTACCTGCCGCGCCGCTCCGCCTCGAACCAGGGCGGGTGGATCGCGTACGTGGTGGGGCGGCCGAAGCGGGCCTAG
- a CDS encoding CoA-binding protein, with translation MAEWRENLIERDEDIRKLLAPVRRVAVLGMKTEAQSDQAAFYVPRYLKDAGVEVVPVPVYYPDAKAILGAPVYRSVAAIPGPVDLVDVFRRPADVPAHVDDLVAKKPAVVWLQLGIRNDAAAEALARAGIRVVQDRCLMVEWRRLGPAGR, from the coding sequence ATGGCGGAGTGGCGGGAGAACCTGATCGAGCGCGACGAGGACATCCGCAAGCTGCTCGCGCCGGTGCGGCGCGTGGCGGTGCTCGGCATGAAGACCGAGGCGCAGTCCGATCAGGCCGCCTTCTACGTGCCGCGGTACCTGAAGGACGCCGGCGTCGAGGTGGTGCCGGTCCCCGTGTACTACCCGGACGCGAAGGCCATCCTCGGCGCGCCGGTGTACCGGAGCGTCGCCGCGATCCCGGGCCCGGTGGACCTCGTGGACGTCTTCCGGCGCCCGGCCGACGTCCCGGCGCACGTGGACGACCTCGTCGCGAAGAAGCCGGCGGTGGTCTGGCTCCAGCTCGGGATCCGCAACGACGCCGCCGCGGAGGCACTCGCGAGGGCCGGGATCCGGGTGGTCCAGGATCGCTGCCTGATGGTGGAGTGGCGCAGGCTCGGGCCGGCCGGGCGCTGA
- a CDS encoding 3'-5' exonuclease has translation MSAYVVDVEADGPIPGKYSMVSFGAVRVEPGLSRTFRGEVRPISDLWLPEALAISGVTREQHLRFGEPGEVMADFERWIQETTRGKPVLFSDNLSFDWQYVNWYFHTYLGRNPFGWSGRRIGDLYCGMVKDGHAQWKHLRATAHDHDPVNDAKANAGVLLQLVDMGLKLNLK, from the coding sequence ATGTCGGCGTACGTGGTGGACGTGGAGGCGGACGGGCCCATCCCGGGCAAGTACTCCATGGTCTCGTTCGGCGCGGTGCGGGTGGAGCCCGGCCTGTCGCGCACCTTCCGCGGCGAGGTCCGGCCCATCTCCGACCTGTGGCTCCCGGAGGCGCTCGCGATCTCGGGCGTCACCCGCGAGCAGCACCTGCGCTTCGGCGAGCCGGGCGAGGTGATGGCCGACTTCGAGCGCTGGATCCAGGAGACGACGAGGGGGAAGCCGGTGCTGTTCTCGGACAACCTCTCCTTCGACTGGCAGTACGTGAACTGGTACTTCCACACGTACCTGGGCCGCAACCCGTTCGGCTGGAGCGGCCGGCGCATCGGCGACCTCTACTGCGGGATGGTGAAGGACGGTCACGCACAGTGGAAGCACCTCCGCGCCACCGCGCACGACCACGACCCGGTGAACGACGCGAAGGCGAACGCCGGGGTGCTGCTGCAGCTCGTGGACATGGGCCTGAAGCTGAACCTCAAGTGA
- the hflX gene encoding GTPase HflX, which produces MQEVHGNTLGLKPSQLHALRRTYRRRVDAQSIVSPELARHLAEVSRETNRQVGVLLDRKGDVQAVVVGDARKLDLPDVGRGRAGESRLRGLRLVHTHLNGEPLTRDDHTDLALLRLDLVAAIEVREDGLPGRVHYAHLLPENPQGAMWKDEEAPTVHELAYDALSGALALEDEFARARAARRTGGRERAILVGFGGKGRGRAEAEASLEELKELARTAGVEVLEATLQLRRDPDPRYLIGKGKLEDIVLRSMQRMATVIVFDAELSPSQARHIAEATSLKILDRTQLILDIFAQRAQSADGKLQVELAQLKYLYPRLVGRDDSLSRLAGGIGGRGPGETKLEIDRRRVRDRITALERRIEGLGADRTLRRKQRNARGLPVLSIVGYTNAGKSTLLNALTDSAVLAEDKLFATLDPTSRRLRFPRDREVIITDTVGFIRDLPPDLVNAFRATLEELGDADLLLHVVDASDPRQEEQIAAVEEILRGLGLDGKRRLLVLNKVDRLPPETQAALAQRRDAAAVSAVTRAGLGGLLARCEQLLWTDGRVALGDVIAAAPAGEEGAGAAGHLAGDAAPEPLAPEPPAPAAASVPGPGEPGPPRLLPASLRRVS; this is translated from the coding sequence ATGCAGGAAGTCCACGGCAACACCCTCGGCCTCAAGCCCTCGCAGCTCCACGCCCTCCGCCGCACCTACCGCCGCCGCGTCGATGCGCAGTCGATCGTGTCGCCCGAGCTGGCGCGCCACCTCGCCGAGGTCTCCCGCGAGACCAACCGGCAGGTCGGCGTGCTCCTCGACCGCAAGGGCGACGTGCAGGCGGTGGTGGTCGGCGACGCCCGCAAGCTCGACCTCCCGGACGTCGGCCGCGGCCGCGCCGGCGAGAGCCGCCTGCGCGGCCTGCGGCTCGTCCACACGCACCTGAACGGCGAGCCGCTCACCCGCGACGACCACACCGACCTGGCGCTGCTCCGCCTCGACCTCGTGGCCGCCATCGAGGTCCGCGAGGACGGGCTGCCGGGCCGCGTGCACTACGCGCACCTGCTCCCGGAGAACCCGCAGGGCGCCATGTGGAAGGACGAGGAGGCGCCCACCGTCCACGAGCTCGCCTACGACGCGCTCTCCGGCGCGCTCGCGCTCGAGGACGAGTTCGCCCGGGCCCGCGCGGCGCGGCGCACCGGCGGCCGGGAGCGCGCCATCCTGGTGGGCTTCGGCGGCAAGGGGCGCGGGCGCGCCGAGGCGGAGGCCTCGCTGGAGGAGCTGAAGGAGCTCGCCCGCACCGCCGGCGTGGAGGTGCTCGAGGCGACGCTGCAGCTCCGCCGCGACCCGGACCCGCGCTACCTCATCGGCAAGGGCAAGCTCGAGGACATCGTGCTGCGCTCCATGCAGCGCATGGCCACGGTCATCGTCTTCGACGCCGAGCTGTCGCCGTCGCAGGCGCGCCACATCGCCGAGGCCACCAGCCTCAAGATCCTCGACCGCACCCAGCTCATCCTCGACATCTTCGCCCAGCGGGCCCAGTCGGCCGACGGCAAGCTGCAGGTGGAGCTGGCGCAGCTGAAGTACCTGTACCCGCGCCTGGTGGGACGGGACGACTCGCTGTCGCGGCTCGCCGGCGGCATCGGCGGGCGCGGGCCCGGCGAGACGAAGCTCGAGATCGACCGGCGCCGGGTGCGCGACCGGATCACCGCGCTGGAGCGGCGCATCGAGGGGCTCGGCGCCGACCGCACCCTGCGCCGCAAGCAGCGCAACGCGCGCGGCCTGCCGGTGCTCTCCATCGTCGGCTACACCAACGCCGGCAAGTCCACCCTCCTCAACGCGCTCACCGACTCGGCGGTGCTCGCCGAGGACAAGCTGTTCGCGACGCTCGACCCCACCAGCCGCCGGCTGCGCTTCCCGCGCGACCGCGAGGTCATCATCACCGACACGGTGGGGTTCATCCGCGACCTGCCGCCCGACCTCGTGAACGCGTTCCGCGCCACGCTCGAGGAGCTCGGCGACGCCGACCTGCTGCTCCACGTGGTGGACGCGTCCGACCCGCGGCAGGAGGAGCAGATCGCGGCGGTGGAGGAGATCCTGCGCGGCCTGGGCCTCGACGGGAAGCGGCGGCTCCTCGTGCTCAACAAGGTCGATCGGCTCCCGCCCGAGACGCAGGCCGCCCTGGCGCAGCGGCGCGACGCGGCGGCGGTGTCCGCCGTCACCCGGGCCGGGCTGGGCGGGCTGCTCGCGCGCTGCGAGCAGCTGCTCTGGACCGACGGCCGGGTGGCGCTCGGCGACGTGATCGCGGCGGCCCCCGCCGGCGAGGAGGGCGCCGGCGCCGCCGGGCACCTCGCGGGCGACGCCGCGCCCGAGCCGCTCGCGCCCGAGCCCCCCGCGCCCGCCGCCGCCTCCGTGCCCGGTCCCGGCGAGCCGGGCCCGCCGCGGCTGCTGCCGGCCTCGCTGCGCCGCGTCTCGTGA
- a CDS encoding (2Fe-2S)-binding protein: MIVCLCFNVSDSLVRRRAAEGASLRQVIAETGAGTACRCCVAALAKVHAGGAATAPACARARAAPRRDAA; the protein is encoded by the coding sequence GTGATCGTCTGTCTCTGCTTCAACGTGTCCGACTCGCTGGTGCGCCGGCGCGCGGCCGAGGGCGCCTCGCTCCGCCAGGTGATCGCCGAGACCGGCGCCGGCACCGCCTGCCGCTGCTGCGTGGCCGCCCTGGCGAAGGTGCACGCGGGCGGCGCCGCGACCGCGCCGGCGTGCGCGCGCGCCCGGGCCGCGCCCCGGCGCGACGCCGCCTGA
- a CDS encoding COX15/CtaA family protein → MKAFVRFAWSVLAYNLAVVVWGAFVRATGSGAGCGKHWPMCNGEVVPRAPALETVIEFTHRATSGVALLLVLGLVVAARRTFPAGHAARRAAWASLALVLVEALVGAGLVLFGWVAKDDSAARGWVVAIHLTNTFLLIGAIALTAALAGRPRGLALRGHAGLAAALGVAAGALVLTGASGAIAALGDTLFPATSFAQGLRQELSEEAHVLLRLRVLHPFVAVFSTVALGWAARAALRARPDADTRSASFAVLLLAGLQLFAGVLNVALLAPVWMQLVHLLVADLLWVALMVLAAAALAPPDAAPAGARPDEAPALG, encoded by the coding sequence ATGAAGGCCTTCGTCCGCTTCGCCTGGTCGGTGCTCGCCTACAACCTCGCGGTGGTGGTGTGGGGCGCGTTCGTGCGCGCCACCGGCTCGGGCGCCGGCTGCGGCAAGCACTGGCCCATGTGCAATGGCGAGGTGGTGCCGCGCGCGCCGGCGCTGGAGACGGTGATCGAGTTCACCCACCGTGCCACCAGCGGGGTGGCGCTGCTGCTGGTGCTCGGGCTGGTGGTGGCGGCGCGGCGCACCTTCCCGGCCGGCCACGCGGCGCGGCGGGCGGCCTGGGCCTCGCTCGCGCTCGTGCTGGTCGAGGCACTGGTGGGCGCCGGCCTGGTGCTGTTCGGCTGGGTGGCGAAGGACGACTCGGCCGCGCGCGGCTGGGTGGTCGCCATCCACCTCACCAACACGTTCCTGCTCATCGGCGCCATCGCGCTCACCGCGGCGCTCGCCGGGCGCCCGCGCGGGCTCGCGCTCCGCGGGCACGCCGGGCTCGCCGCGGCGCTGGGCGTCGCCGCCGGGGCGCTCGTCCTGACCGGCGCGAGCGGCGCCATCGCGGCGCTCGGCGACACGCTGTTCCCGGCGACGTCCTTCGCGCAGGGGCTCCGGCAGGAGCTTTCGGAGGAGGCGCACGTGCTGCTCCGGCTCCGCGTGCTCCACCCGTTCGTCGCCGTCTTCTCGACCGTGGCGCTCGGCTGGGCGGCGCGGGCCGCGCTGCGCGCCCGTCCCGACGCCGACACGCGCTCGGCGTCCTTCGCCGTGCTGCTGCTCGCCGGGCTCCAGCTCTTCGCGGGCGTGCTGAACGTGGCGCTGCTCGCGCCGGTGTGGATGCAGCTCGTGCACCTGCTCGTCGCCGACCTGCTCTGGGTCGCGCTCATGGTGCTCGCGGCCGCCGCGCTGGCGCCGCCCGACGCCGCCCCCGCTGGCGCGCGGCCGGACGAGGCACCGGCGCTCGGGTAG
- the bfr gene encoding bacterioferritin, protein MKGDAKVLDVLNEVLTNELTAINQYFLHARVCENWGYDRLYAKFRAESIDEMKDADHLIERILYLDGMPNVQKLAKINIGESVPEILAADLDLEKHAIGVLNRGIETCRNAGDNGSADLLEDILEGEEEHANWLETQLTAIDQIGVQNYLTEQLKKDS, encoded by the coding sequence ATGAAGGGCGACGCCAAGGTGCTCGACGTGCTGAACGAGGTGCTCACCAACGAGCTCACTGCCATCAACCAGTACTTCCTGCACGCGCGCGTCTGCGAGAACTGGGGCTACGACCGCCTGTACGCGAAGTTCCGGGCCGAGTCGATCGACGAGATGAAGGACGCCGATCACCTGATCGAGCGCATCCTGTACCTCGACGGCATGCCGAACGTGCAGAAGCTCGCCAAGATCAACATCGGCGAGAGCGTGCCCGAGATCCTCGCGGCGGACCTCGACCTCGAGAAGCACGCCATCGGCGTGCTGAACCGCGGCATCGAGACCTGCCGGAACGCCGGCGACAACGGCTCCGCCGACCTCCTCGAGGACATCCTGGAGGGCGAGGAGGAGCACGCGAACTGGCTCGAGACGCAGCTCACCGCCATCGACCAGATCGGCGTGCAGAACTACCTGACCGAGCAGCTCAAGAAGGACTCCTGA
- a CDS encoding RluA family pseudouridine synthase, which yields MRRLTLLVPDVDRYERIDRFIAARGGISRGLARRAIEAGGVFVDGRRCKVAGRTLTPGQQVVVNLEEGGRAASAPAALGRERLLYADADLCAVDKPAGVPAQPTLTTDRGALPELVSALLGAPVTLVHRLDRETSGVTVFARTREAAAALAEAFRTGAPEKTYLALCARAPSPAEGRVALALGKDPARPGLRRVDPAGDPAATRYRTLREAPGGAQVEARPETGRTHQIRVHLAALGAPLLGDARYGGPRRVGEVAVPRVMLHAARLELPHPVTGVRMVFEAEPPDDFRAVEAALVPER from the coding sequence GTGCGCCGCCTGACCTTGCTCGTGCCGGACGTCGATCGGTACGAGCGGATCGACCGGTTCATCGCCGCGCGCGGCGGGATCTCGCGCGGCCTGGCCCGGCGCGCCATCGAGGCGGGCGGCGTCTTCGTGGACGGCCGCCGCTGCAAGGTGGCGGGCCGCACGCTCACCCCCGGCCAGCAGGTGGTGGTGAACCTCGAGGAGGGCGGCCGCGCCGCGTCCGCGCCGGCCGCCCTCGGGCGGGAGCGGCTGCTCTACGCCGACGCGGACCTGTGCGCGGTGGACAAGCCCGCCGGCGTGCCCGCGCAGCCGACGCTCACCACCGACCGCGGCGCGCTGCCCGAGCTGGTCTCGGCGCTGCTCGGCGCGCCGGTGACGCTGGTGCACCGGCTCGACCGGGAGACCTCCGGGGTGACGGTGTTCGCGCGCACGCGCGAGGCCGCCGCGGCGCTCGCGGAGGCGTTCCGCACCGGCGCGCCCGAGAAGACCTACCTCGCGCTCTGCGCCCGCGCGCCCTCGCCGGCGGAGGGGCGGGTGGCGCTCGCGCTCGGCAAGGACCCGGCGCGCCCCGGGCTGCGCCGCGTGGACCCGGCCGGCGATCCGGCCGCCACCCGGTATCGCACGCTGCGTGAAGCGCCGGGCGGCGCGCAGGTGGAGGCGCGCCCGGAGACGGGCCGCACCCACCAGATCCGCGTGCACCTCGCGGCGCTGGGCGCGCCGCTGCTCGGCGACGCGCGCTACGGCGGGCCGCGCCGGGTCGGCGAGGTGGCGGTGCCGCGGGTGATGCTGCACGCGGCGCGGCTCGAGCTGCCGCACCCGGTCACCGGCGTGCGGATGGTGTTCGAGGCCGAGCCGCCCGACGACTTCCGCGCCGTCGAGGCGGCGCTCGTGCCCGAGCGCTAG
- a CDS encoding MFS transporter gives MDSPAQSARAGAGSVLNAAVVVAALGYFVDIYDLILFNIVRIPSLTAIGVSGDALVSEGLSVLNWQMVGMLLGGIVFGIVGDKLGRLHILFGSITLYSIATIANGFVHDLATYKALRFVAGLGLAGELGAGVTLVAEILPARLRGYGTMLVASVGVSGAIVGNVVAKTLDWRVAYWVGGGLGLLLLVLRIKVSESGMFQALRHTAVRRGDFLAVFRGGERFRRYLSSILIGVPIWCSNAILIALAPEFGRTLGVTGPVTAGDAVMFFYGGLVLGDLSSGLLSQVWRSRRKVVLLFVALLAAANVFYFVAGRGASPALFLGACGLLGVAGGYWAIFVTVAAEQFGTNLRATVATTVPNFVRGLVPVCTLSFQWARPHLGLVGAAAAVSALWFGLALVSAFGLRETFGVELDYVEAD, from the coding sequence ATGGACTCCCCCGCACAGAGCGCCCGCGCGGGCGCCGGCAGCGTCCTGAACGCGGCCGTGGTCGTCGCCGCCCTCGGCTACTTCGTGGACATCTACGACCTCATCCTCTTCAACATCGTCCGGATCCCCAGCCTGACCGCGATCGGCGTCTCCGGCGACGCGCTCGTGTCGGAGGGGCTCTCGGTCCTGAACTGGCAGATGGTGGGGATGCTGCTCGGCGGCATCGTCTTCGGGATCGTGGGCGACAAGCTGGGCCGGCTCCACATCCTGTTCGGCTCGATCACGCTCTACTCGATCGCCACGATCGCGAACGGGTTCGTGCACGACCTCGCCACCTACAAGGCGCTCCGCTTCGTGGCCGGGCTCGGCCTCGCCGGCGAGCTCGGGGCCGGCGTGACGCTGGTGGCGGAGATCCTGCCGGCCCGGCTGCGCGGCTACGGCACGATGCTCGTCGCCTCGGTGGGCGTGTCCGGCGCGATCGTCGGGAACGTGGTGGCGAAGACGCTCGACTGGCGCGTGGCCTACTGGGTGGGCGGCGGGCTCGGGCTCCTGCTGCTCGTGCTGCGCATCAAGGTGAGCGAGTCGGGGATGTTCCAGGCGCTGCGCCACACCGCCGTGAGGCGGGGCGACTTCCTGGCGGTGTTCCGCGGGGGGGAGCGCTTCCGCCGCTATCTCTCCTCGATCCTCATCGGCGTGCCGATCTGGTGCTCGAACGCGATCCTGATCGCGCTCGCGCCGGAGTTCGGGCGCACGCTGGGCGTGACCGGCCCGGTGACCGCGGGCGACGCGGTGATGTTCTTCTACGGCGGCCTGGTGCTGGGCGACCTGTCGAGCGGGCTCCTCTCGCAGGTGTGGCGGAGCCGGCGCAAGGTGGTGCTCCTGTTCGTGGCGCTGCTCGCCGCCGCCAACGTCTTCTACTTCGTGGCCGGCCGGGGCGCCTCGCCGGCGCTGTTCCTCGGCGCCTGCGGCCTGCTCGGCGTCGCCGGCGGCTACTGGGCGATCTTCGTCACCGTGGCGGCCGAGCAGTTCGGCACGAACCTGCGGGCCACCGTGGCGACCACCGTGCCCAACTTCGTGCGCGGCCTGGTCCCGGTGTGCACGCTCTCCTTCCAGTGGGCCCGGCCGCACCTCGGGCTGGTGGGCGCGGCGGCCGCCGTCAGCGCGCTCTGGTTCGGCCTCGCGCTCGTGTCCGCGTTCGGGCTGCGCGAGACGTTCGGCGTCGAGCTCGACTACGTCGAGGCGGACTAG